A stretch of Deltaproteobacteria bacterium DNA encodes these proteins:
- a CDS encoding response regulator, which translates to MRKKTGSALVVGAGISGIRAALDLAEFGYQVILIDRTPHLGGVLTQLDYQFPTDHCGMCKMLPLVERDHSSQYCLRKGLFHENIDILLSTELVNLEGEPGKFQATLLQKASMVDPERCNGCGECSLVCPVEVPDEFNAGLSLRKAVYLPVPHNIPNHYVVDMASCTMCGECEKVCATGAIDFGWEARRQFRILVVDDELIIRDSLKEWLEEEGFRVDMAASGAEALEQLGRESYQLMLLDIKMPGMDGVEVLQRSKEVRPELPVVMMTAYATVETAVEAMKIGAYDYLMKPFDPETLVPLVVRLYEGLERRGEKQLQVGAVILAAGFCSYNPAADRNIYGYGLLPNVVTSMEYERMVSRTGPSSGRLLRPSDGKQIRRIAWLQCVGSRDRQGDADYCSAVCCMISIKEALLAKERSQGEVHTAIFYMDMRTFGKNHQRYRHRAEHDFGVQFIRSRVHSVSPASQEGDILVSYTDAAGVNREEPFDLLVLATGQRPPAGAAALAEMTSVDLNSWGFCQVEEFFPSRSSREGVLVAGSFSGLRDISESVVQASSAACAASQLLHSKGGTLAAEVRLQDDYRDVSREPPLLYVAICTCGGKLQEDTALQEIEKMLASRPGVVGVERIQRVCTKEGWAQLEDALRQSEANRVVIGACMPYVYTERLRQLGQRLGLQPALMDVVDIHSAALASGDEQGSQQGTAAIWSALAMAMGKLQGMDPLPATQKKIIQKALVVGGGIAGMTAALAIADHGFEVVLVEQQAELGGNLRWLARTLGSSSPRELLEATVKRVEDHPHISLFKKARVVHSIGSVGHFLTTIEKEDGLGEICKHGVAVLASGGEEAKTKSYCFGESESIVTQLQLEEGLDKGSIDPRELKVVVMIQCVDSREEPRNYCSRVCCGSALKNSLYLKKINEDITVYIFYRDMMTYGFRETQFTEAREAGVLFIQYDLQQKPVVTVADGRPSVRAREPVLDRQIVIHPDLLVLGTGISPGNNEELARIFGVDLDEDGFFQEAESKWRPVDFLKEGIFTCGISLGPRDIAESIASAEAAAQRALRILGRDCLLAGTVVAEVHHSLCALCERCIQACPYGARWRDEEEEKVVVDELMCQGCGSCATVCPNSASVVRSYRDQQVFSMIDAALDEIF; encoded by the coding sequence ATGAGGAAGAAAACAGGCTCGGCTCTGGTAGTAGGGGCGGGAATCAGCGGTATTCGAGCTGCCTTGGATCTGGCCGAATTTGGCTATCAAGTCATTCTCATAGACAGGACACCTCATCTTGGCGGAGTCCTGACGCAGCTGGACTATCAGTTTCCCACTGATCACTGCGGCATGTGCAAGATGCTGCCGCTGGTGGAGCGAGATCATTCATCCCAGTACTGCCTGCGCAAGGGGCTTTTTCACGAAAATATCGACATCCTGCTTTCCACGGAATTGGTGAATCTGGAGGGGGAACCCGGCAAGTTCCAGGCAACATTGCTGCAAAAAGCCAGCATGGTCGACCCCGAACGCTGCAATGGCTGTGGGGAGTGTTCGCTTGTCTGTCCTGTGGAGGTGCCGGACGAATTCAATGCTGGTCTCAGCCTTAGAAAAGCAGTGTATTTGCCTGTACCCCACAATATTCCCAATCACTACGTGGTTGACATGGCTTCCTGCACCATGTGCGGCGAGTGTGAGAAGGTGTGTGCCACAGGCGCCATTGATTTTGGCTGGGAGGCGCGGCGGCAGTTTCGTATTCTGGTGGTAGATGATGAACTCATCATTCGGGATTCCTTGAAAGAGTGGCTCGAGGAGGAAGGCTTCCGCGTGGACATGGCCGCCTCCGGGGCCGAGGCCCTGGAGCAGCTTGGCAGGGAATCCTATCAGCTGATGCTGCTGGACATCAAGATGCCCGGCATGGACGGGGTGGAGGTGCTGCAGCGCTCCAAAGAGGTGCGCCCTGAGCTGCCGGTGGTAATGATGACCGCCTATGCTACGGTAGAGACTGCTGTGGAGGCGATGAAAATTGGCGCTTACGACTATTTGATGAAGCCTTTTGATCCAGAGACTCTTGTTCCCCTGGTAGTCAGGTTGTATGAGGGGCTCGAGCGCCGAGGCGAAAAGCAGCTGCAGGTGGGCGCAGTGATCCTGGCTGCCGGCTTTTGCTCGTACAATCCAGCTGCAGACAGGAATATCTATGGTTATGGTCTGCTGCCCAATGTGGTCACCAGCATGGAGTACGAGCGAATGGTTAGCCGCACTGGACCGAGCAGCGGCAGGCTGCTGCGGCCAAGCGACGGCAAACAGATCCGCAGGATTGCCTGGCTGCAGTGCGTAGGCTCCAGGGACCGGCAGGGGGATGCTGATTATTGTTCGGCTGTATGCTGCATGATTTCCATAAAGGAGGCCTTGCTGGCAAAAGAGCGCAGCCAGGGAGAGGTGCACACCGCCATATTCTATATGGACATGCGAACCTTTGGCAAAAACCACCAGAGGTATCGCCACAGAGCGGAGCATGATTTCGGTGTGCAGTTTATCAGGAGTCGCGTGCACTCGGTATCGCCAGCCAGCCAGGAGGGCGATATTCTGGTTTCCTACACGGATGCGGCGGGAGTGAACAGAGAAGAACCCTTTGATCTGCTGGTGTTGGCAACCGGTCAGAGACCACCAGCAGGAGCGGCGGCTCTGGCTGAGATGACCAGTGTAGATCTCAATTCCTGGGGATTTTGCCAGGTGGAAGAATTCTTCCCGAGCCGCAGCAGCCGGGAGGGTGTCCTGGTGGCTGGCTCATTTTCTGGTCTGCGCGATATTTCCGAATCTGTGGTGCAGGCCAGTTCAGCAGCATGCGCAGCCTCACAGCTGCTCCACTCCAAAGGAGGAACCCTTGCTGCAGAAGTGAGGCTTCAGGATGACTATCGAGACGTCTCTCGGGAGCCTCCTCTGTTATACGTAGCCATCTGTACTTGTGGGGGCAAACTGCAAGAGGATACAGCTCTGCAAGAAATCGAAAAAATGCTTGCCTCTCGCCCTGGAGTGGTGGGGGTAGAGCGCATTCAACGGGTTTGCACCAAAGAGGGCTGGGCGCAGCTCGAAGATGCCCTGCGGCAAAGTGAGGCCAATCGGGTTGTTATCGGTGCCTGTATGCCTTATGTGTACACAGAGAGATTGCGCCAACTGGGCCAGCGTCTCGGCCTGCAGCCGGCACTTATGGATGTGGTGGATATTCACTCTGCAGCCCTGGCTTCTGGCGACGAGCAAGGCAGCCAGCAGGGAACTGCGGCGATCTGGTCGGCCCTGGCCATGGCTATGGGCAAGCTGCAGGGCATGGATCCTCTGCCGGCGACGCAAAAGAAAATCATCCAGAAGGCCCTGGTGGTGGGTGGCGGTATCGCTGGTATGACTGCAGCTCTTGCCATTGCTGACCACGGATTCGAGGTTGTGCTGGTGGAGCAGCAGGCAGAGCTGGGTGGTAATTTGCGCTGGCTTGCCCGCACGCTTGGCAGTAGTTCTCCCAGGGAGCTTCTGGAGGCAACAGTCAAGAGAGTCGAAGACCACCCGCACATTTCTCTTTTCAAAAAGGCCCGAGTTGTGCACTCGATCGGAAGTGTTGGACATTTTCTCACCACCATCGAGAAAGAAGACGGCCTTGGCGAGATCTGCAAGCATGGCGTCGCTGTATTGGCCAGCGGCGGTGAAGAGGCGAAAACCAAATCTTATTGCTTTGGGGAAAGTGAGAGCATCGTCACCCAACTGCAGCTGGAGGAGGGGCTTGATAAGGGCAGCATTGATCCAAGAGAGCTCAAAGTGGTGGTAATGATCCAATGCGTTGATTCCCGTGAGGAGCCCCGAAATTATTGCAGCAGAGTCTGCTGCGGTTCAGCCTTGAAAAACAGTCTCTATCTTAAAAAGATTAACGAGGATATTACTGTCTATATCTTCTATCGGGACATGATGACCTACGGTTTCCGGGAGACTCAGTTCACAGAGGCCAGAGAAGCCGGGGTGCTGTTCATCCAGTACGATCTGCAGCAGAAGCCTGTGGTAACAGTGGCTGACGGCCGCCCAAGTGTGCGTGCCAGGGAACCTGTGCTGGACAGGCAGATAGTGATTCACCCAGATCTGCTGGTGCTCGGTACAGGTATTTCTCCTGGCAACAACGAGGAACTGGCAAGAATTTTTGGAGTAGACCTGGACGAAGATGGCTTCTTCCAGGAGGCGGAGTCCAAATGGAGGCCCGTTGATTTTCTCAAAGAGGGGATCTTCACCTGCGGCATTTCCCTTGGGCCGCGTGACATTGCGGAGTCCATCGCTTCTGCCGAGGCAGCGGCGCAACGGGCCTTAAGGATCCTCGGCAGGGATTGTCTGCTCGCCGGAACAGTAGTGGCAGAGGTACACCACTCTCTGTGCGCCCTCTGCGAGAGGTGCATACAGGCATGCCCATACGGGGCCAGGTGGCGGGACGAGGAGGAAGAAAAGGTAGTGGTGGACGAGCTCATGTGCCAGGGATGCGGCTCCTGTGCAACAGTATGCCCAAACAGCGCCTCGGTAGTGCGCAGCTACAGAGATCAACAGGTGTTTTCCATGATTGATGCTGCGCTGGATGAGATTTTCTAG
- a CDS encoding hydrogenase iron-sulfur subunit, translated as MADFEPTIIAFVCNWCTYTAADLAGTSRLIQPANVRMIRMMCTGMVDPKYIIKALLEGADGVLISGCHPGDCHYINGNLKARRRVKLLKEILPRFGFDEARLKMTWIGASEGIDFAETMKELMAEVKALGPNTVRKQMVL; from the coding sequence ATGGCTGATTTTGAGCCGACGATCATTGCTTTTGTCTGTAACTGGTGCACCTACACTGCTGCTGATCTGGCGGGTACCTCCAGACTGATTCAGCCTGCCAATGTGCGAATGATTCGCATGATGTGCACGGGCATGGTGGATCCCAAATACATCATCAAAGCCCTTCTGGAAGGTGCAGACGGGGTGCTGATAAGCGGCTGCCATCCAGGGGACTGCCACTACATCAACGGCAATCTCAAGGCCCGCCGCCGGGTAAAATTGCTGAAAGAGATCCTGCCCAGATTTGGCTTTGACGAGGCCAGATTGAAAATGACCTGGATAGGCGCCAGTGAAGGAATCGATTTTGCCGAAACCATGAAAGAACTGATGGCCGAAGTGAAAGCCCTGGGCCCCAACACTGTTCGCAAGCAGATGGTGCTGTAG
- a CDS encoding disulfide reductase gives MKYALYLGCQIPARLSQYEYSARAVLRKLTVELVDIKEFNCCGYPLRSFDFRTFVFSAARNLALAARAELDMIVLCKCCFGSLKKVEHLLHQDSAWRDDINGLLSKEGLRYTGDIEVRHLLSVLYHQVGLEAIKDKIEKPFHALKIAAHYGCHALRPSRIVQFDDPLAPSIFDQLVEATGAESISWAAQLECCGAPLGGVNDELSMSLTEKKLTDAQRSGAEYLCTACSYCQLQFDVVQGIMVDRQGKDHGLAAILYPQLLGLSLGIPRDALGFALHRLPADDIEKYLAAEPQGEAAEA, from the coding sequence GTGAAATATGCGCTCTATCTTGGCTGTCAGATTCCGGCTCGTCTCAGCCAGTACGAATACTCCGCCCGAGCAGTATTGCGGAAACTAACAGTAGAACTGGTGGACATAAAAGAGTTCAACTGCTGCGGTTATCCGCTGAGAAGCTTCGATTTTCGCACATTCGTCTTTTCTGCCGCCAGGAACCTGGCTCTCGCTGCCAGGGCAGAATTGGACATGATAGTTCTCTGCAAATGTTGCTTCGGCAGCCTCAAGAAAGTGGAGCACCTGTTGCATCAAGATTCTGCCTGGCGGGATGATATCAATGGCCTTCTCAGCAAAGAAGGGCTGCGGTACACAGGAGATATTGAGGTCCGTCATCTCCTTTCTGTGCTTTACCACCAGGTGGGCCTGGAAGCCATAAAGGACAAAATAGAAAAGCCGTTCCATGCTCTGAAAATTGCAGCCCATTACGGCTGCCACGCCCTGCGGCCGAGCAGGATTGTCCAGTTCGACGACCCACTGGCCCCCTCCATATTTGATCAACTGGTAGAGGCAACCGGAGCAGAGAGCATCTCCTGGGCGGCACAACTGGAGTGCTGTGGCGCGCCCCTGGGCGGCGTAAACGACGAACTATCTATGAGCCTTACCGAGAAGAAGCTTACAGACGCCCAAAGATCTGGAGCAGAATACCTTTGCACTGCCTGCTCCTACTGCCAGCTCCAGTTCGATGTTGTCCAGGGCATTATGGTGGACAGGCAGGGGAAAGACCACGGGCTTGCTGCCATTCTCTACCCTCAGCTCCTTGGTCTGAGCCTGGGTATCCCCAGGGATGCCCTGGGGTTTGCTCTGCACAGGCTGCCCGCAGACGACATAGAGAAGTACCTGGCAGCGGAACCTCAGGGAGAAGCAGCGGAGGCGTGA
- a CDS encoding CoB--CoM heterodisulfide reductase iron-sulfur subunit B family protein encodes MKYFYYPGCSLQGTAMEYHIATKAIMAALVVDLHEIDDWTCCGASAAEAVNSLLSLALPARNLALAELADSHCDVVIPCSACFLNLKRVEVKIREDAGLLGRLNEVLEVEGLSYSGSLKSRHLLDVLAHDLGADMIASHLKRDLASLQVAPYYGCQCLRPYGDYDDPEQPHSMELLIRALGAAVFPWTVAAKCCGAGLMTTKKEVALELTGAILAAARGADCIVTVCPMCQMNLESAQRKISRLRGEKLSIPVLYLPQLIGVALGLSAEALKLQANMIPARSLLTKVAG; translated from the coding sequence ATGAAATACTTTTATTATCCCGGTTGTTCTCTGCAGGGTACGGCCATGGAATACCACATTGCCACCAAAGCGATAATGGCTGCCCTGGTTGTGGATTTGCACGAAATCGATGACTGGACCTGCTGCGGCGCCAGTGCAGCAGAGGCGGTGAACTCTCTGCTGTCGCTCGCCCTGCCGGCACGGAACCTGGCTCTGGCCGAACTAGCAGATTCTCACTGTGACGTGGTAATTCCCTGCAGCGCCTGCTTTCTGAACCTGAAGAGAGTGGAGGTGAAGATTCGTGAAGATGCTGGACTCCTGGGGAGATTGAACGAGGTACTCGAGGTGGAGGGCCTCAGCTACTCGGGCAGCCTAAAATCCCGGCACCTCCTGGATGTGCTTGCCCATGACCTGGGTGCCGATATGATTGCTTCCCATCTCAAAAGAGACCTGGCTTCACTGCAAGTCGCCCCCTATTATGGCTGCCAGTGTCTGCGTCCCTATGGTGATTACGACGACCCTGAACAGCCACACTCCATGGAGCTGCTCATCAGAGCTCTGGGTGCTGCCGTGTTTCCCTGGACCGTGGCGGCAAAATGTTGTGGTGCTGGTCTGATGACCACTAAAAAGGAAGTGGCCCTTGAACTGACCGGAGCAATCCTGGCTGCTGCCAGAGGAGCAGACTGCATCGTGACGGTCTGCCCCATGTGCCAGATGAATCTGGAGAGTGCTCAGAGAAAGATTTCCCGCCTGCGAGGTGAGAAGTTGTCCATACCTGTGCTCTATCTGCCGCAGCTCATCGGTGTTGCCCTGGGATTGTCCGCAGAAGCTCTCAAGCTGCAAGCCAACATGATTCCTGCTCGCTCCCTGCTGACAAAGGTGGCTGGGTAG
- a CDS encoding 4Fe-4S dicluster domain-containing protein gives MTEQQTSQGRIPLAKESIASVRELLKECMQCGTCTGSCANSYAMDITPRKLWRLVQLGFQEEIFASRTFSLCSSCYYCTLRCPRGLPLTETIHALKRLAAAQGFVADKKGPRFYRSFLGTVRRYGRVREMELMGRYFLSMKNPLLPLAFAPLGVKLMLKGKVAPEIPRIFGPGKLEAIYRKVEELESGS, from the coding sequence ATGACTGAACAGCAAACATCCCAGGGCCGCATACCTCTGGCGAAAGAATCAATTGCCAGCGTTCGAGAGCTCCTCAAAGAATGTATGCAATGCGGAACTTGCACTGGTTCGTGCGCAAACAGCTACGCTATGGACATCACTCCGCGGAAGCTGTGGCGGCTCGTTCAGCTGGGCTTTCAGGAAGAGATTTTTGCCAGCAGGACCTTTTCCCTCTGCAGCAGCTGCTACTATTGCACCCTGCGATGCCCGAGAGGCTTGCCCTTGACAGAAACGATTCATGCGCTCAAGCGGCTTGCTGCTGCCCAGGGATTCGTTGCCGACAAGAAAGGTCCGCGCTTCTACCGCTCGTTTCTCGGTACTGTTCGTCGCTACGGCAGGGTGCGGGAGATGGAGCTCATGGGACGCTATTTCCTGAGCATGAAAAACCCCTTGCTGCCGCTGGCATTTGCTCCTCTTGGCGTCAAGCTGATGCTCAAAGGCAAAGTAGCACCTGAAATCCCCAGGATATTCGGCCCTGGCAAGCTGGAAGCCATATACCGCAAAGTGGAGGAACTGGAGTCAGGCTCATGA
- a CDS encoding 4Fe-4S dicluster domain-containing protein, whose protein sequence is MTLFRVFFVDVLLQIRLLRQDFLRWFMHICIYGGFMLLLLMHALDKFITQPLFPGYFPTLNPFMFLRDLFGALVLLGIIIAVYRRYILKVPSLRSRGQDHYAILILTVIILSGVLLESSKITSYSRFKEMVSEYTVAADEEELRTLEAYWVKELGLVSPQLSGPFDAATLEMGKEAHEMNCAECHSRPQSAFLSYALSRAIKPIALTLDRVNILAIFWYIHFLACWLGLAYLPFSKMFHIFAGPLSLLANAVMEEGKSLPANVATREVMELDACTHCCSCSVSCSMSAAFASIGNVNILPSEKLAAVKAFITGNNMTEQQLRLLRQGLYLCTSCNRCTEACPVSIHLQDLWLHLRENLLQRGEPELLALTPFSYTRGLGRQELLAEDYLAPLTAAREAIIEKWGEVAGPDRVPGLKPLDQEFKSSLDLSTQASTFSACFNCQTCTTVCPVVASFEHPQEELGLLPHQIMHACALGQRDLALGSYMLWDCLSCYQCEEQCPQGVCLTEVFYELKSLAIKQFAEKISQKEGR, encoded by the coding sequence GTGACGCTGTTCAGGGTTTTTTTTGTAGACGTCCTCCTGCAGATAAGGCTGCTTCGGCAGGACTTTCTCAGGTGGTTCATGCACATTTGTATCTATGGCGGTTTCATGCTGCTCCTGCTGATGCATGCCCTGGATAAATTCATTACGCAGCCGCTTTTTCCTGGATATTTCCCAACTCTTAACCCCTTCATGTTCTTGAGAGATCTTTTCGGTGCTCTGGTCCTGCTGGGTATTATTATAGCGGTCTACCGGCGCTATATCTTGAAGGTTCCGAGTCTGCGGAGCCGCGGGCAGGATCACTATGCTATCCTGATCCTGACAGTGATCATCTTGTCAGGCGTGTTGTTGGAAAGTAGCAAGATTACCTCTTACTCTAGATTCAAAGAAATGGTCAGTGAGTACACGGTGGCCGCCGATGAAGAAGAACTCAGGACACTGGAGGCCTACTGGGTAAAGGAGCTCGGTCTGGTCTCACCGCAACTATCTGGGCCTTTCGATGCGGCAACCCTGGAGATGGGCAAAGAAGCTCACGAGATGAACTGCGCTGAATGCCATTCACGGCCGCAGTCCGCTTTTCTCAGCTACGCTTTGTCCAGGGCTATCAAGCCCATAGCCCTGACTCTGGATCGGGTCAACATTCTTGCCATTTTCTGGTATATTCACTTTCTTGCCTGCTGGCTGGGCCTTGCCTATTTGCCCTTCAGCAAGATGTTTCACATATTTGCCGGTCCCCTGAGTCTTCTTGCCAACGCCGTCATGGAAGAGGGGAAATCACTGCCTGCCAATGTGGCCACCAGGGAAGTAATGGAACTGGATGCTTGTACCCACTGCTGCAGTTGCAGTGTGAGCTGCTCCATGAGCGCGGCCTTTGCAAGCATCGGCAATGTGAATATTTTGCCGTCGGAGAAGTTAGCCGCAGTCAAGGCCTTTATAACTGGCAACAATATGACGGAGCAGCAACTGAGGCTGCTTCGCCAGGGGCTCTACCTGTGCACCAGTTGCAATCGCTGCACTGAGGCATGCCCAGTGAGCATACACCTTCAGGATCTGTGGCTGCACCTGAGGGAAAACCTTCTGCAACGAGGAGAGCCAGAACTGCTTGCCCTGACGCCCTTTTCTTACACTCGCGGCCTGGGGAGGCAAGAGCTGCTTGCAGAAGATTACCTGGCACCATTGACGGCAGCCAGGGAGGCTATTATAGAGAAATGGGGGGAGGTGGCAGGGCCGGACAGGGTTCCAGGCCTAAAGCCTCTCGACCAGGAATTCAAGAGCAGTCTCGATTTATCCACGCAGGCGAGCACATTCTCCGCCTGCTTCAACTGCCAGACCTGCACCACAGTGTGCCCGGTGGTGGCCAGTTTCGAGCACCCTCAGGAGGAACTAGGTCTGTTGCCGCATCAGATTATGCATGCCTGTGCACTTGGCCAGCGCGACTTGGCCCTGGGCTCCTATATGCTATGGGATTGTCTTAGCTGCTACCAGTGTGAGGAGCAGTGCCCGCAGGGAGTGTGTCTCACTGAGGTGTTCTATGAATTAAAGAGTCTAGCCATAAAGCAGTTTGCCGAAAAAATTTCCCAAAAAGAGGGAAGATGA
- a CDS encoding 4Fe-4S binding protein, with protein MAAVSIIEVQEGNPVISLRQFFKELLRLDEVIGLLAAQHLPMKNVVMPTLITDPEKLAGVDPLAPAFPLNAAKVVAKLTRKPLGGKILAVLRPCEIRAFIELVKLKQGMVTDVVLLGVDCLGAYSNIHYPQFAGGDGPESTLRFYRNIWNNKGTACNDFDLSAACKACEHPVADNADILIGLLGMNIEEQLLVQGNTEKGAALLAQTGMPAGREPAEREEAVTALLQSRCNYRDQMYAATSEATADLAKLTSYLANCVNCYNCRVACPVCYCKECVFVTDVFDHEPWQYLRWASRKGVLKLPTDTVFYHLTRLAHMSTACIGCGQCSNACPNNIPVMELFRTIASYTQAAFDCVAGRSVDEQPPLSVFREHEFPEVTGGKE; from the coding sequence ATGGCTGCAGTAAGCATAATTGAAGTGCAAGAAGGAAATCCGGTCATTTCGCTGCGACAATTCTTCAAAGAACTACTCCGCCTGGACGAAGTGATCGGTCTGTTGGCGGCACAACACCTCCCTATGAAGAATGTGGTGATGCCCACCTTGATAACAGACCCTGAAAAGCTCGCGGGTGTCGATCCATTAGCGCCGGCGTTTCCCCTCAATGCAGCCAAGGTGGTGGCCAAACTCACCCGGAAGCCGTTAGGGGGAAAGATCCTGGCTGTGCTCAGGCCTTGTGAGATCCGCGCCTTTATCGAGCTGGTCAAGTTGAAGCAGGGTATGGTGACTGATGTGGTGCTGCTGGGTGTAGACTGCCTCGGCGCCTACAGTAACATCCACTATCCTCAGTTTGCCGGTGGTGATGGCCCGGAGTCGACTCTGAGATTCTATCGAAACATCTGGAACAACAAGGGGACAGCCTGCAACGATTTTGATCTGTCGGCTGCCTGCAAGGCCTGTGAACATCCTGTGGCAGACAATGCCGATATTCTCATAGGTTTGCTGGGAATGAACATTGAAGAACAGCTCCTGGTGCAGGGCAACACCGAAAAAGGTGCGGCTCTCCTGGCCCAGACGGGCATGCCGGCAGGCAGGGAGCCAGCTGAGAGAGAAGAGGCAGTGACAGCGCTGCTACAGAGCCGCTGCAATTATCGCGATCAGATGTATGCTGCCACCAGCGAGGCTACGGCTGATCTGGCCAAACTCACCAGCTATCTGGCCAACTGTGTCAACTGTTACAACTGCAGGGTTGCCTGCCCCGTCTGTTACTGCAAAGAATGTGTCTTTGTCACCGACGTCTTCGATCACGAACCATGGCAATATCTTCGCTGGGCCAGCCGAAAAGGTGTGCTCAAACTGCCTACTGATACGGTCTTTTACCATCTAACCAGGCTGGCTCACATGAGTACTGCCTGTATCGGCTGCGGCCAGTGCTCCAATGCCTGTCCGAATAACATCCCGGTCATGGAGTTGTTCAGGACTATTGCCAGCTACACCCAGGCTGCCTTCGATTGCGTGGCTGGCCGAAGTGTTGATGAACAGCCGCCTCTGTCGGTGTTTCGAGAGCATGAGTTTCCGGAAGTTACCGGCGGCAAAGAATAG